A portion of the Marinobacter alexandrii genome contains these proteins:
- a CDS encoding HupE/UreJ family protein produces the protein MSEFRLYYGLGFDHILDVNGYDHILFVVVLCALYQSTDWKKVLILITAFTIGHSITLALATLRIIKINADLIEFLIPVTILFTAISNLITKEGRIAEGKIWRNYLYAGFFGLIHGLGFSNYLRALLGGDETIILQLFAFNVGLEVGQIIIVGLFMIISFIFVGIGGVSRKDWKMIISSAVGGIALMLMLDTNYLN, from the coding sequence ATGAGTGAGTTTAGACTGTATTACGGATTAGGTTTCGATCACATATTAGATGTCAATGGCTATGATCATATTCTTTTTGTAGTAGTGCTTTGTGCGCTTTATCAATCTACTGACTGGAAAAAAGTATTGATCCTTATTACGGCTTTTACCATAGGGCACTCCATTACATTGGCGCTTGCAACTTTACGAATCATTAAAATAAATGCCGATCTTATTGAATTTTTGATTCCTGTGACCATTCTGTTCACTGCAATCTCAAATCTTATTACAAAAGAAGGTCGTATTGCAGAAGGCAAGATCTGGAGAAACTACTTATACGCTGGTTTCTTTGGGCTCATTCATGGTCTGGGATTTTCAAATTACCTCAGAGCGTTGTTGGGAGGAGATGAGACAATCATTTTACAGCTTTTTGCCTTTAATGTAGGATTAGAGGTGGGTCAAATAATTATCGTTGGATTATTCATGATAATTAGCTTCATTTTCGTGGGAATTGGAGGCGTGAGCAGAAAAGATTGGAAGATGATCATTTCTTCAGCAGTAGGTGGAATAGCGCTGATGTTGATGTTAGACACAAATTACTTAAACTGA
- a CDS encoding DUF6702 family protein — protein sequence MISLALIFFQSLLHPFHVSVSDIKYKEDKKALQISTRIFLDDLELALQTYSGNEKLDIAKAEDWNFVKENLKPYILERLKLWDEKGEAYELNYIGAEIEDDVMWCYIEIEKVKKLKQVKVSNTILHEVWGDQENLVHFRAFDDVQSARLYKGDESEIFSWD from the coding sequence ATGATTTCACTAGCACTCATATTTTTTCAGTCTCTGCTGCATCCATTTCATGTCAGTGTCTCGGATATTAAGTATAAAGAAGATAAAAAGGCGCTTCAGATAAGTACGAGAATATTTCTAGATGACTTGGAACTTGCGCTTCAGACTTATTCTGGGAATGAAAAATTGGATATTGCCAAAGCAGAAGATTGGAATTTTGTCAAAGAGAACCTGAAGCCATACATTCTGGAGCGACTGAAACTTTGGGATGAAAAAGGGGAAGCGTATGAGCTCAACTACATTGGTGCAGAAATCGAAGATGATGTAATGTGGTGCTACATTGAAATTGAAAAAGTGAAGAAACTAAAACAGGTGAAGGTTAGCAATACAATCTTACACGAAGTATGGGGAGATCAGGAAAACCTTGTACATTTCAGGGCTTTTGATGATGTGCAGAGCGCCAGGCTTTACAAAGGGGATGAGAGTGAGATTTTTAGTTGGGACTAG
- a CDS encoding PIN domain-containing protein has protein sequence MKEDNVFIDTNIFIYSIDDLGEEKKGIASELITEQFLSGKLIVSFQVVQEFLNTCIRKKVPDSETEKYLKSVIFPLWEIYPTRDLYLQAIRTKEHYRYSFYDSLIIAAALEGNCKTLYSEDLQHNQKIESLTIINPFK, from the coding sequence ATGAAAGAGGATAATGTATTTATAGACACTAATATCTTCATTTATTCAATCGATGACTTAGGTGAAGAAAAAAAAGGGATTGCCTCAGAATTAATCACAGAGCAGTTTTTGAGCGGCAAACTCATTGTCAGTTTTCAGGTTGTTCAAGAGTTTTTGAATACGTGCATTCGAAAAAAAGTTCCTGATTCAGAGACGGAGAAATATCTCAAATCGGTAATATTTCCACTTTGGGAAATCTATCCTACACGTGACCTTTATTTACAGGCAATCAGAACCAAGGAACATTATCGGTACTCCTTTTATGACTCGTTAATTATTGCTGCCGCTTTGGAAGGAAATTGCAAAACACTCTACTCTGAAGATTTACAGCACAATCAAAAAATTGAATCATTGACGATTATTAATCCCTTCAAATAG
- a CDS encoding DUF763 domain-containing protein, whose translation MRHAGSADLPLLNGHVPKWLAERMSKLGGAITEAILLEFGKKAFIRRMSDPAWFQSLGCVLGMDWHSSGITTSVMGALKAAINPRAKELGIYVCGGRGKHSRKTPEELLRVGDKTGLDGDSLVRSSRLVAKVDSTAIQDGFQIYLHSFIVSDEGDWSVVQQGMNGDSGYARRYHWSSTDLKSYIDDPHQFIYGKNQGDILNLTDKNAKEARGSILSLSKEHPVKMIEEIRKIRLPAHHDVRQKDVDLKRLGAILAISNELPIDQFEELLLVKGLGPRTLQSLALVSEVIYGTTSRFKDPARFSFAHGGKDGHPFPVPTQVYDESISVLKTAVEKAKIGNTDKLRALNSLTNASQRMEKDFNPSGNLDDLIEKERKDSWKYGGRTVNGFAKKPKLIQGTLF comes from the coding sequence ATGCGACACGCTGGATCTGCAGATCTTCCCCTACTTAATGGCCATGTACCAAAATGGCTAGCCGAGCGTATGTCCAAACTGGGAGGGGCAATCACCGAGGCAATTTTATTGGAGTTTGGAAAGAAAGCTTTTATCCGGCGAATGAGTGATCCTGCCTGGTTTCAGTCATTGGGATGTGTACTTGGAATGGATTGGCATAGTTCTGGAATCACCACATCCGTGATGGGTGCACTCAAAGCTGCTATAAATCCCCGAGCCAAGGAATTAGGCATCTATGTATGCGGAGGACGTGGAAAGCATAGTAGAAAGACACCAGAGGAGCTTTTAAGAGTTGGAGACAAAACTGGACTTGATGGTGATTCCCTTGTTAGAAGTAGTCGACTCGTTGCAAAAGTTGACAGTACGGCCATTCAAGATGGCTTTCAAATCTACCTCCATTCATTCATTGTTTCAGATGAAGGGGATTGGTCAGTCGTGCAGCAAGGAATGAATGGTGATTCAGGATATGCAAGGAGGTATCATTGGTCTTCAACCGACCTAAAAAGCTATATAGATGATCCTCACCAATTCATCTATGGAAAAAATCAAGGAGATATCTTAAACCTTACCGATAAGAATGCGAAAGAAGCTAGAGGTTCCATTCTATCACTTAGCAAAGAACATCCGGTCAAAATGATTGAAGAAATCAGGAAAATTCGGTTGCCCGCTCATCACGATGTGCGTCAAAAGGATGTTGATCTTAAAAGGCTTGGTGCAATACTTGCCATCTCTAATGAATTGCCCATTGACCAATTTGAAGAACTTCTCTTAGTCAAAGGTTTAGGACCAAGAACCTTGCAATCACTTGCTCTGGTCAGTGAAGTCATCTACGGTACTACATCTCGATTTAAAGATCCTGCCCGGTTTTCATTTGCTCATGGTGGCAAGGACGGACATCCATTTCCCGTACCTACTCAGGTGTATGATGAGAGTATTTCAGTTTTAAAAACAGCCGTCGAAAAAGCAAAAATTGGAAATACTGATAAGTTAAGAGCACTGAATTCACTTACAAATGCATCCCAACGAATGGAGAAAGACTTTAATCCCAGTGGAAATCTGGATGATCTAATTGAAAAAGAACGGAAAGACTCCTGGAAGTATGGTGGAAGAACAGTCAATGGATTTGCGAAGAAGCCGAAGTTGATTCAAGGGACTTTGTTTTAA